From one Nonomuraea polychroma genomic stretch:
- a CDS encoding right-handed parallel beta-helix repeat-containing protein, producing MSGWNLRAGAALATIALSATTLATGSASAAAGTVYYVDAVNGDDAAAGTSPATAWKSLAKASAAPLAPGGKLLLRRGSTWRGEQLRLARSGTAAAPIVVGSYGRAAAARPVIAGHAEACVSLEGAHIEVRNLQVGLTGDGVRCSWAGFEVTGNHNVIARNLITGAAAGVYIAPKVRHTAVTANEFVDNNHMSQLTPREVNPNDDSGAFAILIQGDESDIGWNKIRGSMAFSYDYGMDGAAVEIFLGSRNRVHHNIAVDNETFTELGTSKEIKDNGRPADPDGTSGNVFEYNLITGPQTHTGLVTRGPRQPGSPPDPNGPVLATAFRNNTVYLTHPESQGVVCDAGCTNAHLSMSQNIVHAVVKTAYGPDVTDSHHNVFFAARQHQMGGTDNVTADPLFALGDATHPLRPRAGSPAIDLGVTSFGRVDVTGRTIDTTDGPPDAGAYEFNK from the coding sequence ATGTCTGGCTGGAACCTGCGTGCCGGTGCCGCGCTCGCGACGATCGCCCTCTCCGCCACCACGCTTGCGACGGGATCCGCGAGCGCCGCCGCCGGGACCGTCTACTACGTGGACGCCGTCAACGGCGACGACGCTGCGGCGGGCACCTCGCCCGCCACCGCGTGGAAGAGCCTCGCCAAGGCCTCAGCGGCGCCGCTCGCCCCCGGCGGCAAGCTGCTGCTGCGCCGCGGCAGCACGTGGCGGGGAGAGCAGCTCAGACTCGCCCGGTCGGGCACCGCCGCCGCGCCCATCGTCGTCGGCTCCTACGGCCGCGCCGCCGCCGCCCGTCCCGTGATCGCCGGGCACGCCGAGGCCTGCGTCAGCCTGGAAGGCGCCCACATCGAGGTCCGCAACCTGCAGGTCGGCCTGACCGGTGACGGCGTCCGCTGCTCGTGGGCCGGGTTCGAGGTGACGGGCAACCACAACGTCATCGCGCGCAACCTCATCACCGGCGCCGCCGCCGGCGTCTACATCGCGCCGAAGGTGCGCCACACGGCGGTGACGGCCAACGAGTTCGTGGACAACAACCACATGAGCCAGCTCACCCCGAGGGAGGTGAACCCCAACGACGACTCGGGCGCGTTCGCGATCCTGATCCAGGGTGACGAGTCCGACATCGGCTGGAACAAGATCCGCGGCTCGATGGCCTTCAGCTACGACTACGGCATGGACGGCGCGGCCGTGGAGATCTTCCTCGGCTCGCGCAACCGGGTGCATCACAACATCGCGGTGGACAACGAGACCTTCACCGAGCTCGGCACCAGCAAGGAGATCAAGGACAACGGCCGCCCGGCGGACCCGGACGGGACCTCGGGCAACGTCTTCGAGTACAACCTGATCACCGGACCGCAGACCCATACCGGGCTGGTGACCAGGGGTCCGCGGCAACCCGGGTCGCCTCCGGACCCGAACGGCCCCGTGCTGGCGACCGCCTTCCGCAACAACACCGTGTACCTGACGCACCCCGAGTCCCAGGGCGTCGTCTGCGACGCGGGCTGCACCAATGCTCACCTGTCGATGTCGCAGAACATCGTCCATGCCGTGGTCAAAACCGCCTACGGCCCCGACGTCACCGACAGCCACCACAACGTGTTCTTCGCGGCCCGGCAACACCAGATGGGCGGCACGGACAACGTCACGGCCGATCCGCTGTTCGCCCTCGGCGACGCCACCCACCCGCTGCGCCCGCGCGCCGGCAGCCCGGCCATCGACCTCGGCGTGACGTCGTTCGGCCGCGTGGACGTGACGGGCCGCACCATCGACACCACCGACGGCCCACCAGACGCGGGCGCCTACGAATTCAACAAGTAA
- a CDS encoding polysaccharide lyase 8 family protein, with product MHRRSFLRLGGVAAAGVIGALAQAEAAHTPDDSFVRLRRRWREVSAGSGYDPAAKPYVTWLAGLGRAATRYRDTMAPARTWLWPDQAFPSFMATPRRLRGMAHAYVLEGTGLTGDPALAAAVASGIDHYRRHVYAAGADPVGNWWHWQIGVPRALLDAAVLVGLDEERSVALRDAVDHFVPDSRLARYGGTSTGANRVDLCLVMLLRAMLRSDPGKADLAVAGLDPVFRYVGEGDGFYRDGSFIQHTYVPYQGAYGVTLLSGLATMFAVLRGSPWEVTHEIVFDAVERSFAPFVRDGACMDLVRGRGVGRRPFGDHEKGRETAAAILLLGDVAPVAYRARWHAMVKGWAVRNTYRPMLEHREPAFHARLAAIMADDAVPAAPEPVGHRLLPMSARAVHRRPGWCAALSMASHRIGHYEHGNGENLRGWHTGSGMLYWWADGHGDQYSDSFWPTVDPYRLPGTTVSTQRLPDGAGEGWGDTCTPWRWVGGATDGLHAAVGQHLTGLESTMEAFKSWFFLDDAVVCLGAGITCEDGARVETIVDNRRTGAPLAVEPGWAHLDGHGGYVVQGALRTVRERRTGGGVARDYVTLWLDHGVDPRSAGYVYMLLPGASRAETRARAADTGWLRVMANSAGLQAVHVPSLGLTAANFWTAGVAGDLAASAPCAVLAREHGDGTATLTVADPRCGLDELAVTWSRPVASLVSGDALLTGSTFTFRGLAEREGASITVTVRLSL from the coding sequence GTGCACCGGCGATCGTTCCTCCGGCTCGGCGGCGTGGCCGCAGCCGGGGTCATCGGGGCGTTGGCCCAGGCGGAGGCCGCGCACACGCCCGACGACTCCTTCGTGCGATTACGCCGCCGGTGGCGGGAGGTCAGCGCGGGCTCCGGCTACGACCCGGCCGCGAAGCCGTACGTGACGTGGCTGGCCGGGCTGGGCCGGGCGGCCACGCGGTACCGCGACACGATGGCCCCCGCCCGCACCTGGCTCTGGCCCGACCAGGCGTTCCCGTCCTTCATGGCGACGCCGCGGCGGCTGCGGGGCATGGCGCACGCGTACGTGCTGGAGGGCACCGGCCTGACCGGCGACCCGGCTCTGGCCGCGGCCGTCGCCAGCGGGATCGACCACTACCGGCGCCACGTGTACGCCGCCGGAGCCGACCCCGTGGGCAACTGGTGGCACTGGCAGATCGGCGTGCCCAGGGCGCTGCTGGACGCCGCCGTGCTGGTCGGCCTCGACGAAGAGCGAAGCGTGGCCCTGCGGGACGCGGTGGACCACTTCGTCCCCGACAGCCGCCTCGCCCGTTACGGCGGCACCAGCACCGGCGCCAACCGCGTGGACCTGTGCCTGGTGATGCTGCTGCGGGCCATGCTCAGGTCAGACCCGGGCAAGGCGGACCTGGCGGTCGCGGGGCTCGATCCGGTGTTCCGCTACGTCGGCGAGGGTGACGGGTTCTACCGGGACGGGTCGTTCATCCAGCACACGTACGTCCCCTACCAGGGCGCCTACGGGGTGACGTTGCTCTCGGGGCTGGCCACGATGTTCGCGGTGCTGCGCGGCTCCCCGTGGGAGGTGACCCACGAGATCGTGTTCGACGCGGTGGAGCGGTCGTTCGCGCCGTTCGTACGCGACGGGGCCTGCATGGACCTGGTACGCGGGCGCGGTGTCGGCCGACGGCCCTTCGGCGACCACGAGAAGGGCCGCGAGACAGCCGCCGCGATCCTGCTGCTCGGCGACGTGGCCCCGGTCGCCTACCGTGCCCGCTGGCACGCCATGGTCAAAGGCTGGGCGGTCCGGAACACGTACCGGCCGATGCTGGAGCACCGCGAGCCCGCCTTCCACGCCCGCCTGGCGGCGATCATGGCGGACGACGCCGTCCCCGCCGCGCCCGAGCCGGTCGGGCACCGGCTGCTGCCGATGAGCGCCAGGGCCGTGCACCGGCGGCCGGGCTGGTGCGCGGCGCTGAGCATGGCCTCCCACCGGATCGGTCACTACGAGCACGGCAACGGCGAGAACCTGCGCGGCTGGCACACCGGCTCGGGAATGCTCTACTGGTGGGCGGACGGGCACGGCGACCAGTACTCCGACTCCTTCTGGCCCACCGTGGACCCCTATCGCCTGCCGGGCACGACCGTCTCCACGCAGCGGCTGCCGGACGGCGCCGGTGAGGGATGGGGCGACACGTGCACGCCGTGGCGGTGGGTGGGCGGGGCCACGGACGGCCTCCATGCCGCCGTCGGCCAGCACCTCACCGGGCTGGAGAGCACGATGGAGGCGTTCAAGTCGTGGTTCTTCCTCGACGACGCCGTCGTCTGCCTGGGCGCGGGCATCACCTGCGAGGACGGGGCGCGGGTCGAGACGATCGTCGACAATCGCCGCACCGGCGCCCCGCTCGCCGTCGAGCCGGGCTGGGCCCACCTCGACGGCCACGGCGGCTACGTGGTCCAGGGGGCATTGCGCACGGTGCGCGAACGCCGTACCGGCGGCGGCGTGGCACGCGACTATGTGACGCTCTGGCTGGACCATGGTGTGGACCCCCGCTCGGCCGGCTACGTCTACATGCTGCTGCCCGGTGCGAGCCGGGCGGAGACGCGCGCCAGGGCCGCCGACACCGGCTGGCTGCGGGTGATGGCCAACTCTGCCGGGCTGCAGGCCGTCCACGTCCCGTCGCTGGGGCTCACGGCGGCGAACTTCTGGACCGCCGGAGTCGCCGGCGACCTGGCCGCCTCCGCACCCTGCGCGGTCCTGGCCCGCGAGCACGGCGACGGCACGGCCACGCTCACCGTGGCGGATCCCCGGTGCGGCCTGGACGAGCTGGCCGTGACCTGGTCCCGCCCGGTGGCCTCGTTGGTCAGCGGGGACGCCCTCCTGACCGGCTCCACCTTCACGTTCAGGGGACTCGCCGAGCGGGAGGGCGCCTCCATCACGGTCACCGTGCGGCTCAGCCTTTAG
- a CDS encoding ATP-binding protein gives MTTLRSAPRSGIQYVWPLREDARTVGHARAIIRTELSALTLSADVVDDAALMVSELVTNAFMYGDAPYELMLHVDAKEIMCVVVDSSPILPVPSPHDLGAEHGRGLRIIARLSDGFYGCHPQRYATHPGLVGKATWFALPRQGVQTNVVPIRPGT, from the coding sequence ATGACCACGCTGCGATCAGCTCCTCGGAGCGGGATCCAGTACGTATGGCCGCTGCGCGAGGATGCCCGGACTGTCGGTCACGCAAGAGCGATCATTCGTACGGAATTGTCAGCCCTTACCCTTTCCGCCGATGTCGTCGATGACGCCGCGCTCATGGTGAGCGAATTGGTGACAAATGCCTTCATGTACGGCGACGCTCCCTACGAACTGATGCTTCACGTGGACGCCAAAGAGATCATGTGCGTCGTCGTGGACAGCAGCCCGATCCTGCCCGTCCCGTCGCCCCACGACCTTGGCGCCGAACACGGGCGCGGCCTGCGGATCATCGCCCGGCTCTCCGACGGCTTCTACGGCTGTCACCCCCAGCGCTACGCCACCCACCCCGGCCTCGTCGGCAAGGCCACCTGGTTCGCCCTGCCCCGCCAGGGTGTCCAGACCAACGTGGTGCCGATCAGGCCAGGAACTTGA